From Burkholderiales bacterium, one genomic window encodes:
- a CDS encoding GTP-binding protein, which produces MDMHVNKEIERAGVEGAVLRFITCGSVDDGKSTLIGRMLHDSRQVLEDQLAAVEKASTRRGMAEVDLSLLTDGLEAEREQGITIDVAYRYFSTARRKFIIADTPGHEQYTRNMATGASTAHAAIALCDASKGLLEQSRRHLYIAHLLGIRHLIVAVNKMDLVGYDQKTFERIRADFCAFADKLEGKPALRFIPLSAFKGDMVVDRGDNLDWYKGPALLELLETLEPEVAATEAPFRFPVQLVQRDAERGRTYLGRVASGRVKVGQAIKVLPGAVETTVKAIYSHLESRDFAEAGESVAISLHDERDIVRGDLISEAERPSTLERGFDATLVWMSTDALKPGGRYLIKHTSRVTKAKIARVNHLVDIKTLDNVEAGETIGVNSIVKATLNVQQPLAIDAYAKNRTTGAFILIDEASNQTVAAGMIG; this is translated from the coding sequence ATGGATATGCACGTTAACAAAGAGATCGAGCGCGCCGGCGTCGAGGGCGCGGTGCTGCGCTTCATCACCTGCGGCAGCGTCGACGACGGCAAGAGCACGCTCATCGGCCGCATGCTGCACGACAGCCGCCAGGTGCTGGAAGACCAGCTTGCCGCGGTCGAGAAAGCCTCGACCAGGCGCGGCATGGCAGAGGTCGATCTTTCGCTGCTGACCGACGGCCTCGAAGCCGAGCGCGAGCAGGGCATCACCATCGACGTCGCGTATCGCTATTTCTCGACGGCCAGGCGCAAGTTCATCATCGCCGACACGCCGGGGCACGAGCAGTACACGCGCAACATGGCGACGGGCGCCTCGACCGCGCACGCCGCGATCGCGCTGTGCGACGCGAGCAAGGGCCTGCTCGAGCAGAGCCGCCGCCACCTCTACATCGCGCACCTGCTCGGCATCCGCCATCTGATCGTCGCGGTCAACAAGATGGATCTCGTCGGCTACGACCAGAAGACGTTCGAGCGGATCCGCGCCGATTTCTGCGCGTTCGCCGACAAGCTCGAAGGCAAGCCCGCGCTCCGCTTCATCCCGCTCTCCGCGTTCAAGGGCGACATGGTCGTCGACCGCGGCGACAACCTCGACTGGTACAAGGGGCCGGCGCTCCTCGAGCTGCTCGAAACGCTCGAGCCCGAAGTCGCCGCCACCGAAGCGCCTTTCCGTTTCCCGGTGCAGCTCGTGCAGCGCGACGCCGAGCGCGGCCGCACCTATCTCGGCCGCGTCGCTTCGGGCCGCGTGAAAGTGGGCCAGGCGATCAAGGTCCTGCCCGGCGCGGTCGAGACGACCGTCAAGGCGATCTACTCGCACCTGGAATCGCGCGATTTCGCCGAAGCCGGCGAATCGGTGGCGATCTCGCTCCACGACGAGCGCGACATCGTTCGCGGCGACCTGATCTCCGAAGCCGAGCGTCCTTCGACGCTCGAGCGCGGCTTCGACGCGACCCTGGTGTGGATGTCGACCGACGCGCTCAAGCCCGGCGGCCGTTACCTCATCAAGCACACCAGCCGCGTCACCAAGGCGAAGATCGCGCGCGTCAACCACCTCGTCGACATCAAGACCCTCGACAACGTGGAAGCGGGTGAGACGATCGGCGTCAACAGCATCGTGAAGGCGACGCTCAACGTGCAGCAGCCTCTCGCGATCGACGCGTATGCGAAGAACCGAACGACCGGCGCGTTCATCCTGATCGACGAAGCGAGCAACCAGACCGTTGCCGCGGGCATGATCGGATAA
- a CDS encoding tripartite tricarboxylate transporter substrate binding protein, with amino-acid sequence MFKPLVAALALAATGAYAQNYPAKPVRLIVPFAPGGSTDILARTVAIPLGQAWKQSVIIDNRPGGGTLVGTQLASGAPGDGYTALVTNIAYTLIPSVQGEAGAQVARRLRGVAQLVSQPTVVAVNPSLPVRNVAELVKYAKSKPGSVNFGSSGIGSVGHLAGEVLRQRASVDITHVPYKGGAPAAIDTMTGQIQVVMVGLPTVMSYVKTGKLKMLAVTDPKRAAAMPDVPTVAEGGLPGYSVTNWVGVLLPGSASPALVERLNKDVVAAIKSKEIGAKLEAQGFEIVGGTAASFDHFVQREIGQWTAVVKKAGITQL; translated from the coding sequence ATGTTCAAACCCCTGGTCGCCGCGCTCGCCCTGGCGGCGACCGGCGCTTACGCTCAGAACTATCCCGCCAAGCCCGTCCGGCTCATCGTGCCGTTCGCACCCGGCGGCAGCACCGACATCCTCGCCCGCACCGTCGCCATCCCCCTCGGCCAGGCGTGGAAGCAGTCGGTCATCATCGACAACCGGCCCGGCGGCGGGACACTCGTCGGCACTCAGCTCGCGTCGGGGGCGCCGGGAGACGGCTACACCGCGCTCGTCACGAACATCGCCTACACGCTCATTCCCAGCGTGCAGGGCGAGGCGGGTGCGCAGGTCGCGCGGCGCCTGCGCGGCGTCGCTCAGCTCGTGTCGCAGCCGACCGTGGTGGCGGTGAATCCGTCGCTGCCGGTGAGGAACGTGGCGGAGCTCGTCAAGTACGCGAAGTCGAAGCCGGGCTCGGTGAATTTCGGCAGCAGCGGCATCGGCAGCGTCGGGCACCTCGCCGGCGAAGTGCTGCGCCAGCGCGCGTCGGTCGACATCACACACGTGCCGTACAAGGGCGGCGCGCCCGCGGCGATCGACACGATGACCGGCCAGATCCAGGTCGTCATGGTGGGACTCCCGACGGTCATGAGCTACGTCAAGACGGGCAAGCTCAAGATGCTCGCGGTGACCGATCCGAAGCGCGCGGCGGCGATGCCCGACGTGCCGACGGTCGCCGAAGGCGGTCTCCCCGGTTACTCGGTGACCAACTGGGTCGGCGTGCTTCTTCCGGGCTCCGCTTCCCCCGCCCTGGTCGAGCGCCTGAACAAGGACGTGGTCGCGGCGATCAAGTCGAAAGAGATCGGCGCCAAGCTCGAAGCGCAGGGCTTCGAGATCGTCGGTGGCACCGCGGCCTCCTTCGACCATTTCGTCCAGCGCGAGATCGGGCAGTGGACGGCGGTCGTCAAGAAGGCCGGCATCACCCAACTGTAA
- the cysD gene encoding sulfate adenylyltransferase subunit CysD has translation MNLAEAKELRAGPIAREHLDWLEAESVYILREVAAECTNPAMLFSGGKDSIVMLRLAEKAFRPGKFPFPLLHVDTGHNFPEVIDFRDRKAVQLGERLVVAHMEESIRRGTVKLRRANDSRNAAQSVTLLEAIEEHGFDAAIGGARRDEEKARAKERIFSFRDEFGQWDPRNQRPELWELYNTRVHPGEHVRVFPISNWTELDVWQYIAREGLELPSIYYAHPREIVRRNGLLVPVSDLTPPRDGEKVEVATVRFRTVGDVTCTCPVESSADSPEAIIAETAVTRITERGATRMDDQTSEASMERRKKEGYF, from the coding sequence ATGAACCTCGCTGAAGCAAAAGAGCTGCGCGCAGGCCCGATCGCCCGCGAGCACCTCGACTGGCTCGAAGCCGAGTCGGTCTACATCCTGCGCGAAGTGGCCGCCGAGTGCACGAACCCGGCCATGCTCTTCTCCGGCGGCAAGGACTCGATCGTGATGCTGCGCCTCGCGGAGAAAGCGTTCCGTCCGGGCAAGTTCCCGTTCCCGCTGCTCCACGTCGACACCGGCCACAATTTCCCCGAAGTGATCGATTTCCGCGACCGCAAAGCCGTGCAGCTCGGCGAGCGTCTCGTCGTCGCGCACATGGAAGAGTCGATCAGGCGCGGCACGGTGAAGCTGCGCCGCGCCAACGACAGCCGCAACGCCGCGCAATCGGTCACGCTGCTCGAAGCGATCGAAGAGCACGGTTTCGACGCCGCGATCGGCGGCGCGCGCCGCGACGAAGAGAAAGCGCGCGCGAAAGAGCGCATCTTCAGCTTCCGCGACGAGTTCGGCCAGTGGGACCCGCGCAACCAGCGCCCCGAGCTGTGGGAGCTGTACAACACGCGCGTCCATCCCGGCGAGCACGTGCGCGTGTTCCCGATCAGCAACTGGACCGAGCTCGACGTGTGGCAGTACATCGCGCGCGAAGGGCTCGAGCTCCCGTCGATCTACTACGCGCACCCGCGCGAGATCGTGCGCCGTAACGGGCTGCTGGTGCCGGTGAGCGACCTCACCCCGCCGCGCGACGGCGAGAAGGTCGAAGTCGCGACCGTGCGCTTCCGCACCGTCGGCGACGTGACCTGCACCTGCCCGGTCGAGTCGAGCGCCGATTCGCCCGAAGCGATCATCGCCGAGACCGCGGTCACCCGCATCACCGAGCGCGGCGCCACCCGCATGGACGACCAGACCTCCGAAGCCTCGATGGAGCGTCGCAAGAAGGAAGGGTACTTCTGA
- a CDS encoding phosphoadenylyl-sulfate reductase, which yields MSPLASRTEILARTLRDAARDHAPAAFSSSLSAEDMVVTDAILSAGIDIEIFTLDTGRLHGDTLELIQKIKQRYGYAVRVYTPQADAVAHYIARHGRDGFYDSPELRRECCHIRKVEPLQRALAGKGAWVTGLRSVAHAREAISVRQFDAAYGLVKVNPLATWTEEDVWEYVRANDVPCNRLYDQGYRSIGCAPCSRPTTPGEEVRAGRWWWEQGAVRECGLHVSAEGKLVRTKQTA from the coding sequence ATGTCGCCGCTTGCTTCACGGACCGAAATTCTCGCGCGCACGCTGCGTGACGCCGCGCGCGATCATGCGCCCGCCGCTTTCTCGTCGAGCCTCTCCGCCGAAGACATGGTCGTCACCGACGCCATCCTGTCGGCCGGCATCGACATCGAGATCTTCACCCTCGACACCGGCCGACTGCACGGCGACACGCTCGAGCTGATCCAGAAGATCAAGCAACGCTACGGATACGCCGTGCGCGTGTACACGCCGCAGGCCGACGCCGTCGCGCACTACATCGCACGCCACGGCCGCGACGGCTTCTACGATTCGCCCGAGCTGCGCCGCGAGTGCTGCCACATCCGCAAGGTCGAGCCGCTCCAGCGCGCGCTCGCCGGCAAGGGCGCGTGGGTCACCGGCCTGCGCAGCGTCGCGCACGCGCGCGAAGCCATCTCCGTCCGGCAGTTCGACGCCGCCTACGGCCTGGTCAAGGTGAACCCGCTCGCGACGTGGACCGAGGAGGACGTGTGGGAATACGTCCGCGCCAACGACGTCCCTTGCAACCGACTCTACGACCAGGGCTACCGCTCGATCGGCTGCGCGCCGTGCAGCCGCCCCACCACGCCCGGCGAGGAAGTGCGCGCCGGCCGCTGGTGGTGGGAGCAGGGCGCGGTGCGCGAGTGCGGCCTGCACGTGAGCGCGGAAGGCAAGCTCGTACGGACGAAACAAACAGCCTAA
- a CDS encoding calcium-binding protein, giving the protein MASKVKAVPIIRGTEGDDVLLGTDKGEIITARGGVDVITAGGGNDVVDGGAGNDAIDGGAGNDLLVGGDGNDTLTDHEGSNVFVGGAGHDVIFSFGAQSAVVDAGTGDDSISTTLVSTVEVSAGDGADVVDVTQAQSARVDGGAGNDRIRLIEAGTASVDGGAGNDDIDLFTGAATLAGGSGNDVIRIGFGATQAKISTGSGADTIVIERAFSPAAVTVTDFSAGKNGDKLDLSTLLGQLNGWDRSTNPFALGYLRVTQSGKDTLFQVDTGGGADGAQFETLAVLQGVKAGKLISANFEPGYSPDGAAPPATTINGTVGTDTITGTIGADTIRARGGDDFVNGGGGNDRIFGEDGNDSLRGDGGDDLLDGGAGDDFLDDALGNNTFIGGAGNDNINSTGAGTSAIDGGDGNDGIVAFGHGTLKAGAGNDTVISGALTSVDLGTGDDTYTLAFGEAGIVTSVNAGDGNDTLSIHGAAVVNAGAGNDVIAAAATPGQPVTITTGAGSDRIVAAALPDVVHAVTVTDFAAGAGGDVVDFSNIEIQLQNWDGATNPFATGHMRVVQQGADALLQVDFDGAGGFYDYATLTILRNVNAATLTSANFAPGWSPDGSPPGARTLTGTEAGDNLVGDITDDTLFALGGDDTVNGGRGADTLFGGEGDDHLDGGPGNDELHGGGGNDNLVDSLGANRFFGDAGNDQITSLGESAYAEGGEGDDRFDFFAGNVEAHGGAGNDTLNAFGAQSATLDGGDGNDGFTVTGQPFSGPYRVFGGAGDDNVVLVATAEIDAGAGNDFIQLTSGGFNSTIATGDGSDTLAVTAFSGSSASVSDFTSGAGGDVVDLALVTPFLNGWDGTSNPFASGFLRVTQSGADTLLELDIDGVVGSGGSNVLLALQGVTASTLTAANFAQGYDPQQAPVIADQTFPGTPFDDFITDGLGNDTLLGFGGNDFLFANQGNDLLDGGDNDDALVDDVGSNTFIGGDGNDFINSSGALAATVDAGTGSDTISLSLVASVDVQAGAGVDQATIVGYSGATVNMGEDDDQLVIGSDFGVGVAYGGSGNDYIVAQTGSTIVDLGEGSDRFVVQGGTAHTVTTGAGTDTIEFWNPVSSPVVVTDFTAGPGGDRIEYTVVATSFAGWDGVTNPFATGHVRLTQAGADTLFEIDRDGALNPEGFVTYALLQGVDATALMPGNFAPTWDLGGSQELTLVGTDDAETLAGNASADHIFGLAGDDILLGFAGNDTLEGGDDRDTLLGGVDNDVLDGGNGNDFLNGESGDDVLTGGAGRDTLTDFEGNNELYGGDDGDAINAFGLSAFVDGGTGDDMISVQTAGQAQVHAGADNDNVTMQGVAAGSTLDLGDGDDFAFVNSVDVTVTAGAGNDTVQLGGGSVTVDMGQGDDVIALVASAADHAVATGTGTDSIVLFSTQDHLATVTDFTTGAGGDAIDLRQVLAATPPAGSLGDYVSVTNTGGGTAVFVDPDGVGGDFHWALTLQNVFDQNAADMVANGNLLV; this is encoded by the coding sequence CGTCGACGCCGGCACGGGCGACGACAGCATCTCGACCACGCTCGTCTCGACAGTCGAGGTCTCGGCGGGCGACGGCGCCGACGTCGTCGATGTCACGCAGGCGCAGTCCGCGCGCGTCGACGGCGGCGCGGGCAACGACCGCATCCGCCTGATCGAGGCGGGCACGGCGAGCGTGGACGGCGGCGCCGGCAACGACGACATCGATCTGTTCACCGGCGCGGCGACGCTCGCGGGCGGCAGCGGCAACGACGTCATCCGCATCGGCTTCGGCGCCACGCAGGCGAAGATCTCGACCGGCAGCGGCGCCGATACGATCGTGATCGAGCGCGCGTTCAGCCCGGCCGCGGTCACCGTCACCGACTTCAGCGCCGGCAAGAACGGCGACAAGCTCGACCTCTCGACGCTGCTCGGCCAGCTCAACGGCTGGGATCGGTCGACGAATCCGTTCGCGCTCGGTTACCTGCGCGTGACGCAATCGGGCAAGGACACGCTCTTTCAGGTCGATACCGGCGGCGGCGCCGACGGCGCGCAGTTCGAGACGCTCGCCGTCCTCCAGGGCGTGAAGGCGGGCAAGCTCATCTCCGCCAATTTCGAGCCGGGATATTCGCCCGACGGCGCGGCGCCGCCGGCGACGACGATCAACGGCACGGTCGGCACCGATACCATCACGGGCACCATCGGCGCGGACACGATCCGCGCGCGCGGCGGCGACGACTTCGTCAACGGCGGCGGCGGTAACGACCGCATCTTCGGCGAGGACGGCAACGACTCGCTGCGCGGCGACGGCGGCGACGACCTGCTCGACGGCGGCGCGGGCGACGACTTCCTCGACGATGCGCTCGGCAACAACACCTTCATCGGCGGCGCCGGCAACGACAACATCAACAGCACCGGCGCCGGCACGTCCGCCATCGACGGCGGCGACGGCAACGACGGCATCGTCGCGTTCGGACACGGCACGCTGAAGGCGGGCGCGGGCAACGACACGGTGATCAGCGGCGCGCTGACGAGCGTCGACCTCGGCACGGGCGACGACACCTATACGCTCGCTTTCGGCGAAGCGGGCATCGTCACGTCGGTGAACGCCGGCGACGGCAACGACACGCTGTCGATCCATGGCGCAGCGGTGGTGAACGCGGGCGCGGGCAACGACGTCATCGCGGCGGCCGCAACGCCCGGCCAACCGGTCACGATCACGACGGGCGCGGGCTCGGACCGTATCGTCGCGGCCGCTCTGCCCGACGTCGTTCACGCCGTGACCGTCACCGATTTCGCCGCGGGCGCGGGCGGCGACGTCGTCGACTTCTCGAACATCGAGATCCAGCTCCAGAACTGGGACGGTGCGACCAATCCGTTCGCGACCGGCCACATGCGCGTCGTGCAGCAGGGCGCCGACGCGCTGCTTCAGGTCGACTTCGACGGCGCCGGCGGGTTCTACGACTACGCGACGCTGACGATCCTGCGCAACGTCAACGCGGCGACGCTGACGAGCGCCAACTTCGCGCCGGGCTGGAGTCCCGACGGCTCGCCGCCCGGGGCGCGCACACTCACCGGCACCGAGGCCGGCGACAATCTCGTCGGCGACATCACCGACGACACCCTCTTCGCGCTCGGCGGCGACGATACGGTCAACGGCGGCCGCGGCGCCGACACGCTCTTCGGCGGCGAAGGCGACGACCATCTCGACGGCGGCCCAGGCAACGACGAGCTCCACGGCGGCGGCGGGAACGACAATCTCGTCGACTCGCTGGGCGCGAACCGCTTCTTCGGCGACGCAGGCAACGATCAGATCACGAGCCTCGGCGAATCCGCGTATGCCGAAGGCGGCGAAGGCGACGATCGTTTCGACTTCTTCGCGGGCAACGTCGAAGCGCACGGCGGCGCGGGCAACGACACGCTGAATGCCTTCGGCGCGCAGTCCGCAACGCTCGACGGCGGCGACGGCAACGACGGCTTCACGGTGACCGGCCAGCCGTTCAGCGGACCCTATCGGGTGTTCGGCGGCGCCGGCGACGACAACGTGGTGCTCGTCGCTACTGCCGAGATCGATGCGGGTGCAGGGAACGACTTCATACAGCTTACGTCCGGCGGGTTCAACAGCACGATCGCGACCGGCGACGGCAGCGATACGCTCGCGGTGACTGCGTTCTCCGGGAGCTCGGCCTCCGTCTCCGACTTCACGAGCGGCGCCGGCGGCGACGTGGTCGATCTCGCGCTCGTCACGCCTTTCCTCAACGGATGGGACGGCACCTCCAATCCCTTCGCGAGCGGTTTCCTCCGCGTCACGCAGAGCGGCGCGGATACGCTGCTCGAGCTCGATATCGACGGTGTCGTGGGCAGCGGCGGCTCCAACGTGCTCCTGGCGCTCCAGGGCGTGACCGCGAGCACGTTGACCGCCGCCAACTTCGCGCAGGGGTACGATCCGCAGCAGGCGCCGGTGATCGCGGACCAGACGTTCCCGGGAACGCCGTTCGACGACTTCATCACCGACGGCCTGGGCAACGACACGCTGCTGGGATTCGGCGGCAACGACTTCCTCTTCGCAAACCAGGGCAATGATCTGCTCGACGGCGGGGACAACGACGATGCGCTCGTCGACGACGTCGGCAGCAACACCTTCATCGGCGGCGACGGTAACGATTTCATCAACAGCTCGGGCGCGCTCGCAGCGACCGTCGATGCGGGCACGGGCAGCGACACGATCTCGCTGTCGCTCGTCGCTTCGGTGGATGTGCAGGCCGGTGCGGGCGTCGACCAGGCGACGATCGTCGGCTACTCCGGCGCGACCGTGAACATGGGCGAGGACGACGACCAGCTCGTCATCGGCTCGGACTTTGGCGTCGGCGTGGCGTACGGCGGCAGCGGCAACGACTACATCGTCGCGCAGACCGGCTCGACGATCGTGGATCTCGGCGAGGGGAGCGATCGCTTCGTCGTGCAGGGCGGAACCGCGCACACCGTGACGACCGGTGCGGGCACTGACACCATCGAGTTCTGGAACCCGGTGAGCTCGCCGGTGGTCGTCACCGATTTCACGGCCGGTCCCGGCGGCGACCGCATCGAATACACCGTAGTGGCCACCTCGTTTGCAGGCTGGGACGGCGTCACCAACCCGTTCGCAACCGGGCATGTGCGCCTCACGCAAGCCGGCGCCGACACGCTGTTCGAGATCGATCGGGACGGTGCGCTCAATCCCGAAGGCTTCGTCACCTATGCGCTGCTGCAAGGCGTCGACGCGACGGCGCTCATGCCGGGCAACTTCGCGCCGACGTGGGACCTGGGGGGCTCGCAGGAGCTCACGCTCGTCGGCACCGACGATGCCGAGACGCTCGCCGGCAACGCGTCCGCGGACCACATCTTCGGACTCGCCGGCGACGACATCCTTCTCGGGTTTGCGGGCAACGACACGCTGGAAGGCGGTGACGATCGCGACACGCTCCTCGGCGGCGTCGACAACGACGTCCTCGACGGCGGCAACGGCAACGACTTCCTCAACGGCGAATCCGGCGACGACGTGCTGACGGGCGGCGCGGGCCGCGACACCCTCACCGATTTCGAAGGCAACAACGAGCTCTACGGCGGCGATGACGGCGACGCGATCAACGCGTTCGGCCTGAGCGCGTTCGTCGACGGCGGTACCGGCGACGACATGATCTCGGTGCAGACGGCCGGGCAGGCGCAGGTCCACGCCGGCGCCGACAACGACAACGTGACCATGCAGGGCGTCGCGGCCGGCTCGACGCTCGACCTCGGGGACGGCGACGATTTCGCGTTCGTGAACAGCGTCGATGTCACGGTGACCGCCGGCGCCGGCAACGACACCGTGCAGCTTGGCGGCGGCAGCGTCACGGTCGACATGGGCCAGGGCGACGACGTGATCGCGCTGGTCGCCTCTGCGGCAGACCATGCGGTCGCCACCGGTACGGGGACCGACTCGATCGTCCTCTTCTCCACGCAGGATCACCTCGCGACGGTCACCGACTTCACGACCGGCGCAGGCGGCGACGCGATCGACCTGCGGCAGGTGCTGGCGGCGACCCCGCCGGCCGGATCGCTGGGTGATTACGTCTCCGTCACCAACACCGGCGGCGGTACCGCGGTATTCGTCGACCCCGACGGCGTGGGGGGCGACTTCCACTGGGCGCTCACACTTCAAAACGTCTTCGATCAGAACGCCGCCGATATGGTGGCGAACGGCAATCTGTTGGTGTGA
- a CDS encoding YezD family protein, translating into MKNTTSKTAQETLARRIPAGVERRILDAVAGIRYGSVVIAIQDGRVVQIDSTEKQRIPADGFPEH; encoded by the coding sequence ATGAAGAACACGACCAGCAAGACGGCGCAGGAGACCCTGGCGCGGCGGATACCCGCTGGCGTCGAGCGGCGCATTCTGGACGCCGTGGCGGGCATCCGCTACGGCTCGGTCGTGATCGCGATCCAGGACGGACGCGTGGTTCAGATCGATTCCACCGAAAAGCAGCGCATCCCCGCGGACGGGTTTCCCGAACATTGA